From Leptospira ellinghausenii, a single genomic window includes:
- a CDS encoding glycosyltransferase family 2 protein, producing MKYFLEKRSNPKLLSLVIPCYNEESVLPHLKERLTSFLGKLQTKIELILVNDGSVDNTIFELVNWSKEDKRVKVISLSRNFGHQIAVTAGMDYASGEAVVIMDADLQDPPEVIFEMLEKYREGYDVVYGQRIARSGESWFKKITAWAFYRLMKILVHKDLPLDSGDFRLISRRCLDALNGLRENHRFLRGMNAWIGFPQTPVFYKRDARVAGETKYPLQKMLKLAMNAAVSFSPLPLRFSLALGIIVAFVGFFVGAYALFRAFQHFILEMPIVYNPGWATIVTLICLIGGSILISIGILGEYIARIFEESKNRPLYVVEFVKGISESKRLHK from the coding sequence ATGAAATATTTTTTAGAAAAACGCAGTAATCCTAAATTGTTGTCCCTTGTGATTCCTTGTTATAACGAGGAATCTGTCCTTCCTCATTTAAAAGAAAGGTTAACTTCTTTTTTAGGTAAATTACAAACAAAAATTGAGTTGATACTTGTGAATGATGGAAGTGTCGATAACACCATTTTCGAATTAGTCAATTGGTCAAAAGAAGACAAAAGAGTTAAAGTCATTAGTTTGTCTAGGAATTTTGGACATCAGATCGCTGTCACAGCTGGAATGGATTATGCGAGTGGAGAAGCAGTTGTCATTATGGATGCAGATTTACAAGACCCTCCTGAAGTGATATTTGAAATGTTGGAGAAGTATCGAGAAGGCTATGATGTTGTTTATGGACAACGAATTGCTCGATCAGGTGAGTCATGGTTTAAGAAAATAACAGCATGGGCTTTTTATCGTCTCATGAAAATTTTAGTTCATAAAGATTTACCATTGGATTCTGGTGATTTTAGGTTGATTTCTCGTAGATGTTTGGATGCTCTAAATGGACTTAGAGAGAACCATCGTTTTTTACGAGGCATGAATGCATGGATAGGTTTCCCTCAAACTCCTGTTTTTTATAAACGTGATGCAAGAGTTGCAGGTGAAACAAAATACCCTTTGCAAAAAATGTTAAAGTTAGCAATGAATGCAGCAGTTTCCTTTTCACCACTCCCTTTACGATTTAGTTTGGCTCTCGGAATCATCGTTGCATTTGTTGGATTTTTTGTAGGAGCTTATGCACTCTTTCGTGCGTTTCAACATTTCATTTTGGAAATGCCAATCGTCTATAACCCAGGTTGGGCAACAATTGTCACTTTGATTTGTTTAATCGGTGGTTCGATTTTAATTTCGATTGGTATACTTGGAGAATACATAGCTAGAATTTTTGAGGAATCTAAAAATAGACCCCTCTATGTAGTTGAATTTGTAAAAGGTATTTCAGAATCCAAACGATTACATAAGTAA